The window TGCCCATCGGGTAACCCTGTGCCGGGTGCCGCGGAAGTAGAGGGAGAGGGGGAGACACGGAGACAGGGTGATGGTAAGGGGCGGAACTTGAGCCCCGGGCGGGCGTAATGGCTATCGGGAGTGGAGTTTCATGCACATCGCTGTGGCGATAACGGGTGCTTCAGGCGCACCACTGGCGGTGCGTCTGCTGGAGGTGTTGCGGGAACACGAAGTCTCGCTGGTGGTCACGCCCGAGGGCGAACATCTGCTGGCCCTGGAAGCACCCGGCAGCGAGCTCCCCGCCACCCGCCGCTACCACCCATTCGACTTCTCTTCCGCCCTGGCCAGCTCCTCCCGCGTGCCCGACGCCATGGTGATCTGTCCGTGCAGCATGCGCACCCTGGCTGCGCTGGCCCATGGGCTGAGCGACAACCTCGTCACCCGCTGCGCCGACAACGTCCTGCGCCTAGGCCGCCCCCTGGTGG of the Anaerolineae bacterium genome contains:
- a CDS encoding UbiX family flavin prenyltransferase: MHIAVAITGASGAPLAVRLLEVLREHEVSLVVTPEGEHLLALEAPGSELPATRRYHPFDFSSALASSSRVPDAMVICPCSMRTLAALAHGLSDNLVTRCADNVLRLGRPLVVVPRETPLSLQALDNLRQLRAAGAFIVPPMVTYYFGPETVRDLTDFCVGKILDCLRLPHDLYRRWGEETS